GCTCGGCTTGTAAAAAATTTAATCGGTTAAAGCGCTCTAATTCAACCCGTAAGGAGGATACCAATCCGTTAGATTGAATCACATCGCTGTTTAAAATTTTAGAAAGAGATCGTATTTCGGTAACGGAAGAAGCTATCACCTCCTTAGTTTCCTTTATCTGATTGTGATATTGGGTTGGCGAAGAATTCATCAACATATTAAGTTGAATATTTGCCACCGAAAGCAACTGCCCCACATTGTCGTGGAGTTCCCACGCAATATTTTTCAATGTCTGTTCCTGAATCTCTAAACGGGAATTGGCAATTTCTTTTTCAAACTTCTTTTCGGCTTCTAACCTCTCCAGCAAGAACTTATTCTTTTTCTTTTGAAAAGCTATAAAGAAAAGAACTACGAATAACACCAATAAGAATATTACCGCAATAAAATAGGTGATTAATAAGACGTCTTCTTTCCCGAGCATACAATAAATCCAACAATAAATGTTGAATACATAAAAATGTTACAATATAAGATTAGTTGTACTTGTAAGTTTACGAAGATATTATTTTCGGCATTAAAATACTGGGAAAATATGGTCAAAGGAGTGGTACACAAATAAAAAACTATCAGACCAACCGACAGGTATATGGGTAAAAATCGTTTTAGATTTAGAATAATATTACTTTTCAATAATTCAAAATAGAATAAAATCACACTCAAAAATAAAAGTAATGTACCTCCCAGATTAATAAATTTAGAATCCTGAACAAATAAATAATCTCCGGTTATTAGACTGATGAGCGAACAAATAAAAAAGATTCCAGCCAACAAATAAAGAGACTTTTGCAATAGTTTGTCCCGTAAATAATGGCCAAAGAAATAAGCGTAGAATGTGTATGCAACTGCAAAATAGCAATTATATAACCAATTATTTCTTTCAAACCGAGTATCCTTCACAAATGAAAAATATTCGTAACCAGAGAAATATCCAATAGGTGCATAGGTGCAAATAATTTCAACAACAAAAGTCAGCCATAAATAGCAGACAAAATACTTTGTAAACTTATTATGATTGGGGACTTTGATAAGGTAATAACTGCCTGCTATCGCAGCAAGTAGTTCCAAAATATATACCGGTACGGCATATGTTAAAAAATCATTCAGTTCCAATCCTAAAAAATATTGGGTGGCCAGCCTGTGCCTCCTCTGTTATACGAATCGATTGCATAGTTATTAGGCGAATTTGTATTTACTCCTAGTGTTGGCGTAAGGAACACTGTAGATGCGTCGGGTTGCGGGCCATTGGCTGCAAAATATATTCGAATTCCTGGCTTTGCTAATCCTGTATGATTATCCTTTACATATTTAATATATTCTTCCAATTCTTCGATACTAAAAATAACATCCCTTGCATCTCCAAGACCCATGCCACCACTTCGGGACATGGCACGTGAAGTCCAATTATTATACATCGTTCTTGCTTCAGATTCAGAAATACAATTTTGTGGTTTAGTTGCCATCTTTTTTGGTTTAGTTGTTTATACTCTAAAAATAGAAAAATTATACCTCTATCCCTCTCATTCCATAGGAAAAAGGGGAAAATACTGCAATTGCAAATAGGGTTTTTCCTGTTCCTTTCCAGGAGAAATGTCTGCCGGTAATAGAAAAATCCTGTTGTCGGTTTTAATGAGCTGCTGTATCTTAGACACTTACAACAATTTGATGCGTCTAAAGCCTCTCTGAATTGTGCAAAAAGCATACTGAACAGCTAACACCATACTCATGAAAAAGAACTCCTATAAAAAAGAATTATCGATTAAAGCCACGCAAAAGCGCAATGGCCCGGACAACAATAAAAAGGATATCATGAAAATTCAAGCCTGGCTCTCATTGTATGCTATCCAAAATCCCAGCGCCGGCACCTCGACAGCAATCGACGGGGACTTTGGACCTGCCACCGAAAAGGCAGTGAGAAACTTTCAAGAGGCTATGAGTCTTCCTGTTTCAGGTGTTGTTACACAGAACCTGTTTGTTCATTTGTGCGCTCCAATGACCGATGCATTCGAAAAACCGCTTATATCCACCGAGCTTAGAGAATTGGTCGTGGAAGCTGCCGAAAATCATCTGGCAAATTATGCCTACGAACTGCAAATTAAAGGTGCCTCTAACAGTGGTCCATGGGTTCGGGCATATATGGACGGTAACGAAGGCTCCGTTTGGTATTGGTGTATGGGCTTCGTGCAAACCATTATCGATCAGGCCGCGAGTGCACAAGGCAAAAATTTCAAGACATTGTTTCCTTTAACCTATAGTTGCGATACGGTTGGTACTGTCGGACTCGAAAAAGGGTTACTTACCCGCTATCAAAAAATTAGAGCCACTCCTTCGATTATAAAACCGGGTGATATTTTTCTTTTACAGAAATCTACATTAGACTGGATTCATACGGGTATCATCACGGCAGTTCGCAACGACGTAATAGAAACTATAGAAGGTAATACCAACTTAGCAGGCTCCCGAAACGGAATTGCTGTAATGAAACGAACGCGCAATTTTCAGCAATCGAAACTGGACGTTTTTTCAATTGAACCTTTGGTGTAATGGAGTTCACTAAATAAGTTTGAATTGTATTATCTCTCCTGCCCTCTTCTGAGCCAGAATGTTGATGCTCGCTTCCGTAAGTTGTAAAATTCGGGCGTAACCTCCAGTAGTCTGTGCATCACGCATAAGAATTACACATTTTCCGGAAGGCGTTAATTGAACCGTTCCGGGTTGTACCGGTGCTGTAATCATTTCGGGTGCCGAATAACTTTCAAATCCGTTTAGCAAATATGCCATCCTATTGCTTTCGGCTAGAATGGGTCCTCTTGTTTGAATTAATTTTTGCTGAAACGATTTCGTAAAATGATGAAATTCGGGTCCCGGAGTTACTTCAATTGCTTCAGAAGAAAAATAGATCTTTCTCACTTTAACGGAAGCAGTTGCGTTATCATGAAATTCAACACTCGGAGAAATCTCTAAAAAATCTCCGGTTGCTATGGTTTGCTTTGAAGTAATACCTTCGTAATAACTATAACTGTCAAACACTTTTTCAGACTGAAATCCCTTTGCAACCGACAAATAAGCCCGCATTCCGTAATCTGGAAGTCCGAATTTTAAGAGGCTGTCCTTCGCAATGTCAATTCTTGTATTTAACGGAATTTCAATGTTGTTTACCGTTGGAGAAAAACCCGCACCGGCTATGGCGATTTGTGTATGACAAAGAAAACGTAGCACCGGACCTATATAGGTGATTTCCATAACGGCTTCGGAAGGAGCATTACCAACCAACCTGTTTGCCAATTCGGCCGAAAAGCTGTCCATTGCACCGCTTAATGGAACGCCGTACTTACGATATCCATAGCGTCCCAAATCCTGGAGTGAGGTGTACAATCCGCCTGAAACAACTTCAATCATGATACACCTCCTTCTGTAGTTTGTAAGTTCCGAGGTCAATTTGAGATGAAATATCGTCGTATTTCTTTCTTGAAATTGCCTGAAAACGCACGTAATCTCCCGGCTGTACTAAAACAGGAGGATTTTTTATTGCTGAAAAGAAATGCAAAGGAGTTCTGCCTAATATATTCCATCCACCGGGGGAATCTAAAGTATAAATTCCGGTTTGTGCTCCTCCAACTCCAACCGACCCTTTATCGATGTAAGGACGTGGTGTCTGTCTTCTGGGCGTGTGCAATTGTTTGTCCAAACCACCCAAATAAGGAAAGCCGGGTAAGAAGCCTAAAAAGTAAACCTTGTAGTAGGGTTGTATATGCAGGGCAATTACTTCCGGAATTGTGAGTTTGTGCAATTTTGCCACTTCAGAAAGGTCTGTGCCAAATGCTTCGGAATAACAAACCGGGATGGTAATTATATATTTTTTATTGGAAACTTGTTGCTTCTTATCCCATTCACTTTTTTCCAATTTGTTCAAAAACACTTCAGCCGAAGTCTTTTCGTGTAAATATATAGCAACCGAATGATAGGCAATAACCGTTTCAATTATTTCTTCAGAAAAAAAAGCGGTCACATATTGTTCCAACTGAAGAACTTTACTATGAATTTCTTCACTAATAATTGGCTCCCAACTTACGAGAATTGTATGTTTACCAACTAGTTGAAATGTGGGTGATGCTGTCATTTTACAACTATTGAATGTTCCTTCAATTTACTTGTAATAAAGGTTAGAATTGCCAATGCGTTTTTATGATCCCCATGAATACAAAATGTAGAAGCCGTTATGGCGTTCTTAGTGTTGTTAACCGTCGTCACCAATCCTTTTTGCACCATCTCTTTCAGCTGAAGCCAGGCTGCTTCCGGGTCGTGAATGATGGCATTTTCCAAAGTTCTATCCACCAGAGAAAGATTGTCGTTATAGCGACGGTCAATAAAGGCTTCGAATACCAAAGGAAGCAGATTTTCGGCTTTCTTTGCCAAAATCGATTCGTACGGAACATAGAGCTTTGGTCTTACCTTTGTAGCCACGATTGCTTCAACAATTGCATCGGCAGTAGGTGCGTCCTTCGCGGCATAATTGTACAAGGCCCCGTGTAGTTTTATATGATGTACCGGGATTTCTTCAGTTTCACAAACCGCATAAAAATGTAACAATTGATTAAATACGGCTTCAGACAATTCGCTTTTAGTAAGAGTGAGTACTTTTCGTCCAAAATTATCTCTATCGGGAAAAGACGGATGTGCCCCAATTTTAACATGGAATTTCTTTGCCAATTGAACTGTTTCCCGCATGGTTTCGTCTGTGCCAAAGTGACCCCCACACGCAATACTACAAGAGGACAGCATAGGCATTAACACGGCATCATTTCCTTTCCCTTCGCCTACATCGGCGTTTATATCGATAGTTACATTCAAAATGTAGTCGAAATAATTTTAAACAAGGTTTTTCCACTTAAAACAATAGTTATGGCCAATATCAAAAATCCCAAAGCGTTTTGAAAGCTTGTATTTTTATAGGCACCCATCACCGAATTTCTATTGACCACCCAAAGTAAAAATCCGGCAATAATAGGTAGTAACAATCCGTTAGCCACCTGCGCAAATTTTATTATTTCTATGGGCTGTACTCCTAAGGAAGAAAAAACAATCCCTAAAAACAGCACTCCCATCCAAACTGCTCTGAATTTTTTTGTTTTAAGTCCGATTTCCCAACCGAAACAACCACGAGCTACATAGGCTGCTGCCAAAGGTGCGGTAATGGCTGAAGTGATTCCTGCCGCAAACAAACCTATGCTTAAAAAGTATTTCGAAAAACTCCCAAATAACGGTTCGATGCTTTGTGCCAAATCGGAAGCATTCGTGATTTGTGTGCTCTGTATCGCAGCTGCCGAAATGATAATCGCCATCGAAACAATTCCGCCCAGGAGAATTGAAACATACAAATCGGTTCTCGCCGCTTTTAGATCTTTTACACCACTCCATTTTT
This genomic stretch from Ulvibacter sp. MAR_2010_11 harbors:
- a CDS encoding LamB/YcsF family protein, which codes for MNVTIDINADVGEGKGNDAVLMPMLSSCSIACGGHFGTDETMRETVQLAKKFHVKIGAHPSFPDRDNFGRKVLTLTKSELSEAVFNQLLHFYAVCETEEIPVHHIKLHGALYNYAAKDAPTADAIVEAIVATKVRPKLYVPYESILAKKAENLLPLVFEAFIDRRYNDNLSLVDRTLENAIIHDPEAAWLQLKEMVQKGLVTTVNNTKNAITASTFCIHGDHKNALAILTFITSKLKEHSIVVK
- a CDS encoding sensor histidine kinase, yielding MLGKEDVLLITYFIAVIFLLVLFVVLFFIAFQKKKNKFLLERLEAEKKFEKEIANSRLEIQEQTLKNIAWELHDNVGQLLSVANIQLNMLMNSSPTQYHNQIKETKEVIASSVTEIRSLSKILNSDVIQSNGLVSSLRVELERFNRLNFLQAELIVDGEEVAINSGNEIIIFRILQEFFSNVMKHAKANKLFVHLKYLESTLEITAQDDGVGYDSGKVHGNSGMHTMTSRAELLRADFKITSQLGKGTNLYIKYPYAHDKIH
- a CDS encoding biotin-dependent carboxyltransferase family protein, with product MIEVVSGGLYTSLQDLGRYGYRKYGVPLSGAMDSFSAELANRLVGNAPSEAVMEITYIGPVLRFLCHTQIAIAGAGFSPTVNNIEIPLNTRIDIAKDSLLKFGLPDYGMRAYLSVAKGFQSEKVFDSYSYYEGITSKQTIATGDFLEISPSVEFHDNATASVKVRKIYFSSEAIEVTPGPEFHHFTKSFQQKLIQTRGPILAESNRMAYLLNGFESYSAPEMITAPVQPGTVQLTPSGKCVILMRDAQTTGGYARILQLTEASINILAQKRAGEIIQFKLI
- a CDS encoding peptidoglycan-binding protein translates to MKKNSYKKELSIKATQKRNGPDNNKKDIMKIQAWLSLYAIQNPSAGTSTAIDGDFGPATEKAVRNFQEAMSLPVSGVVTQNLFVHLCAPMTDAFEKPLISTELRELVVEAAENHLANYAYELQIKGASNSGPWVRAYMDGNEGSVWYWCMGFVQTIIDQAASAQGKNFKTLFPLTYSCDTVGTVGLEKGLLTRYQKIRATPSIIKPGDIFLLQKSTLDWIHTGIITAVRNDVIETIEGNTNLAGSRNGIAVMKRTRNFQQSKLDVFSIEPLV
- the pxpB gene encoding 5-oxoprolinase subunit PxpB translates to MTASPTFQLVGKHTILVSWEPIISEEIHSKVLQLEQYVTAFFSEEIIETVIAYHSVAIYLHEKTSAEVFLNKLEKSEWDKKQQVSNKKYIITIPVCYSEAFGTDLSEVAKLHKLTIPEVIALHIQPYYKVYFLGFLPGFPYLGGLDKQLHTPRRQTPRPYIDKGSVGVGGAQTGIYTLDSPGGWNILGRTPLHFFSAIKNPPVLVQPGDYVRFQAISRKKYDDISSQIDLGTYKLQKEVYHD